A single genomic interval of Flavobacterium sp. N2820 harbors:
- a CDS encoding methylglyoxal synthase, whose translation MEIAIIAHDGKKADMVQFLNKNKNLLLKENIKIIATGTTGGRAEAAGFKVKKMLSGPLGGDAQIAARVAVGKTKMVLFFKDPNSSHAHEADINMLIRICDVHNVPLATNEATAQLLLLGLVD comes from the coding sequence ATGGAAATAGCAATCATCGCTCACGACGGAAAAAAAGCTGATATGGTTCAGTTTTTAAATAAAAATAAAAATCTTCTTTTAAAAGAAAATATCAAAATTATTGCGACTGGAACAACTGGTGGAAGGGCAGAAGCTGCAGGCTTTAAAGTAAAAAAAATGCTTTCTGGACCTTTAGGAGGTGATGCGCAAATTGCTGCACGAGTTGCCGTTGGAAAAACCAAAATGGTATTGTTTTTTAAAGACCCAAATTCGAGTCATGCACACGAAGCAGATATCAATATGTTGATTCGAATTTGCGATGTACACAATGTTCCATTAGCAACAAATGAAGCTACAGCACAATTATTGTTGTTGGGATTAGTTGATTAA
- a CDS encoding YifB family Mg chelatase-like AAA ATPase: protein MLVKVFGSAVFGVEATTITVEVNIDKGIGYHLVGLPDSAIKESSYRIAAALKNNNFNFPGKKITVNMAPADLRKEGSAYDLTLAIGILAASSQIKSEEIHNYVIMGELSLDGGLQPIKGALSIAIKAKEEGFKGLILPFQNVKEAAIVEGLDVYGVENVLQVINFFQETADLIPTTIDTAEEFNKTLDFPEHDFSDVKGQEGIKRCMEIAAAGGHNIILIGPPGSGKTMLAKRLPSILPPMTMREALETTKIHSVAGKTKDVGLMAQRPFRSPHHTASSVSLVGGGSYPQPGEISLAHNGVLFLDELPEFKREVLEVMRQPLEDREVTISRAKFTITYPSSFMLVASMNPSPGGYFNDPNAPVSSSPMEMQRYLSKISGPLLDRIDIHIEVTPVPFEKLTETRKAESSIEIRKRVTKAREIQSQRFENFEYIHYNAQMSSKLIREFCALNQDSLQLLKTAMERLNLSARAYDRILKVSRTIADLENSECIHSHHIAEAIQYRSLDREGWLG, encoded by the coding sequence ATGTTAGTAAAAGTATTCGGAAGCGCCGTTTTTGGTGTAGAAGCCACAACCATTACTGTAGAAGTTAATATCGATAAAGGAATCGGCTACCACTTGGTAGGTTTACCCGATTCTGCTATAAAAGAAAGTAGTTATCGTATTGCTGCAGCTCTTAAAAACAACAATTTTAATTTTCCAGGAAAAAAAATAACCGTAAATATGGCCCCAGCCGATTTGCGAAAAGAAGGTTCTGCTTATGATTTAACATTAGCAATTGGAATTTTAGCTGCTTCATCCCAAATTAAATCAGAAGAAATTCACAATTATGTAATCATGGGTGAATTATCACTTGACGGTGGTTTACAGCCCATTAAAGGAGCCTTATCAATTGCCATAAAAGCCAAAGAAGAGGGTTTTAAAGGATTGATTTTGCCTTTTCAAAATGTCAAAGAAGCAGCAATTGTAGAAGGGCTTGATGTTTATGGAGTGGAAAATGTATTGCAGGTAATTAATTTTTTTCAAGAAACAGCAGATTTAATTCCTACAACAATAGACACAGCTGAAGAATTTAATAAAACCTTAGACTTTCCAGAACACGATTTTAGTGATGTAAAAGGTCAAGAAGGAATAAAGCGGTGTATGGAAATTGCGGCAGCAGGCGGACATAATATCATCCTAATTGGTCCTCCAGGCTCAGGAAAAACAATGTTAGCAAAACGTTTGCCTAGTATTTTACCTCCAATGACCATGCGAGAGGCATTAGAAACTACGAAAATTCATTCGGTCGCCGGAAAAACCAAAGATGTTGGTTTGATGGCACAACGTCCTTTTAGAAGTCCACATCACACAGCATCGAGTGTAAGTTTAGTAGGAGGTGGAAGTTATCCACAACCGGGCGAAATTTCATTAGCACACAATGGCGTTTTATTTTTAGATGAATTACCCGAATTTAAACGAGAAGTTTTAGAAGTAATGCGGCAACCACTGGAAGATCGGGAAGTTACAATTTCAAGAGCAAAATTCACTATTACTTATCCATCTTCGTTTATGTTGGTAGCGAGTATGAATCCAAGTCCTGGTGGTTATTTTAATGACCCGAATGCTCCTGTTAGTTCTTCTCCTATGGAAATGCAACGTTATTTGAGTAAAATTTCAGGTCCTTTATTAGATAGAATTGATATTCATATTGAAGTAACTCCAGTTCCGTTTGAAAAATTAACCGAAACTCGAAAAGCAGAAAGTAGCATTGAAATTAGAAAAAGAGTTACAAAAGCAAGAGAAATTCAATCACAACGATTTGAAAACTTTGAATACATTCATTATAATGCTCAAATGAGTAGCAAATTAATCCGAGAGTTTTGTGCTTTAAACCAAGACTCATTGCAATTATTAAAAACAGCAATGGAACGATTAAATTTATCCGCTAGAGCGTATGATAGAATTTTAAAAGTATCAAGAACGATTGCAGATTTAGAAAATTCAGAATGCATTCACTCACATCATATTGCAGAAGCAATTCAATATCGGAGCTTGGATAGGGAAGGATGGTTAGGATAA